One genomic window of Rhodopirellula halodulae includes the following:
- a CDS encoding type II toxin-antitoxin system RelE/ParE family toxin: protein MRCSLIRSLARPTTRFGNGSTNHGMARSLRYHPLFDSDVLNAAEWYDNRQTKLGTDFVSRVRIAVDSLIADPERRTSIDYGVRYWPVERFPCVVFYDLTDSEILVLGVMHTSQESRKWLAGRT, encoded by the coding sequence ATGAGATGCTCGCTGATCCGGAGCTTGGCTCGACCCACGACGAGGTTTGGAAACGGATCAACGAATCACGGCATGGCTAGGTCGTTACGCTATCACCCGCTCTTTGATTCAGATGTACTCAACGCCGCTGAATGGTATGACAACCGACAGACAAAGCTGGGCACAGATTTTGTTTCCCGCGTCCGGATCGCAGTGGACAGTTTGATCGCAGATCCCGAGCGACGAACCTCGATTGACTACGGCGTTCGCTACTGGCCGGTAGAACGCTTTCCCTGCGTTGTGTTCTACGACCTTACGGATTCGGAGATACTTGTCCTTGGCGTCATGCATACGTCGCAAGAATCGCGAAAGTGGTTAGCAGGTCGAACGTGA
- a CDS encoding tetratricopeptide repeat protein — MNEFQIGNRCFVTKDYETAVVHFLRHAKSRPSDAADAYASVAECYRRCNSLTEPEELLNGFTLVSKGDLKSAESYYRLALKHDPSNIKSIRGLVDILPEKSEERLALLESAVELQPGTLVLIDLGDFYRTHRKDYQRAYELYCKAQNHAPRDETAYRRLNDICRRLERPEEAKDWSERWKEAKKSKRNVGPNAG, encoded by the coding sequence ATGAATGAATTTCAAATCGGAAACCGCTGCTTCGTCACAAAGGATTATGAGACGGCAGTCGTGCATTTTCTTCGCCACGCGAAATCTCGACCATCTGATGCCGCAGACGCTTACGCATCTGTTGCCGAATGTTACCGCCGCTGCAATTCACTTACCGAGCCCGAGGAACTGCTGAACGGTTTTACGCTTGTATCCAAGGGTGATTTGAAGTCCGCCGAGAGCTACTACCGTCTTGCGTTGAAGCATGATCCATCGAACATCAAATCGATCCGTGGGTTGGTCGACATACTACCCGAAAAGTCGGAAGAGCGACTTGCACTTCTCGAGTCGGCAGTAGAGCTTCAGCCTGGTACGCTTGTTTTGATCGATCTCGGTGATTTCTATCGCACGCACCGCAAAGACTACCAACGTGCTTACGAGTTATATTGCAAGGCTCAAAATCACGCGCCACGCGATGAGACCGCCTACCGACGTCTCAATGACATATGTCGAAGACTCGAACGACCCGAAGAGGCCAAGGATTGGAGCGAACGCTGGAAAGAAGCGAAGAAGAGTAAACGAAACGTCGGCCCGAATGCCGGCTGA
- a CDS encoding TIR domain-containing protein, with translation MTVSPPAAVGGLIMRNVDPFSCVFEGPYGMSMTSVISDMIDETVGVIQAGELRPESKPKPEKKGKAKSSRKVFVVHGHDNETKQTVARFLEKLGLEAVILHERSNKGLTLIEKFEQNSDVAYAVVLMTPDDVGAAKADAKTLNARARQNVVLELGYFMGKLGRKNVAAILRGDIERPSDYDGVVYIGYDLNDGWKLLLAKELKEAGLDVDLNAVM, from the coding sequence ATGACGGTCAGCCCGCCCGCCGCAGTCGGCGGATTGATTATGCGCAACGTTGATCCTTTTAGCTGTGTCTTTGAGGGTCCGTACGGAATGAGCATGACGTCCGTGATCTCCGACATGATCGACGAGACTGTTGGCGTAATCCAAGCAGGTGAACTGCGTCCCGAGTCGAAACCAAAGCCGGAGAAGAAGGGTAAGGCAAAATCCAGCCGCAAGGTATTTGTTGTTCATGGACATGACAACGAAACCAAACAAACCGTCGCCCGGTTCCTCGAAAAACTCGGATTGGAGGCGGTCATTCTCCACGAGCGAAGCAACAAAGGTCTGACGCTGATCGAAAAATTCGAGCAGAATTCAGACGTCGCATACGCGGTCGTGTTGATGACGCCAGACGATGTTGGTGCCGCAAAGGCGGATGCCAAGACTCTCAACGCACGTGCACGACAGAACGTCGTTCTTGAGCTCGGATACTTTATGGGCAAACTTGGACGCAAGAATGTGGCGGCTATTCTTCGCGGCGACATTGAACGGCCATCGGACTACGATGGCGTGGTCTATATTGGCTATGACCTGAATGACGGTTGGAAGCTGCTGCTCGCCAAGGAACTGAAAGAGGCTGGGCTGGACGTTGACCTGAATGCCGTGATGTAG
- a CDS encoding addiction module protein yields the protein MDIYTDSIRDLAPAEKLRLVEQIWDDLAAEDAPIPLPDWAVTEAARRRDEMLADPELGSTHDEVWKRINESRHG from the coding sequence ATGGACATTTACACAGATTCAATACGCGACCTCGCCCCCGCAGAGAAGCTTCGTCTCGTTGAACAAATCTGGGACGATCTAGCTGCCGAAGACGCGCCCATTCCGCTGCCAGACTGGGCGGTAACGGAGGCCGCTCGCCGACGCGATGAGATGCTCGCTGATCCGGAGCTTGGCTCGACCCACGACGAGGTTTGGAAACGGATCAACGAATCACGGCATGGCTAG